TGCTTCTGgcacacaaacaaaaaatgtggTTGGCCTTTTGTGGAATAAATGGTTTCAAGGTCGTTCTAAGTAAGTGTAAGAGGTTTAAGAGAGAGTTTCATTGCTCTTGTATGTTACATTCTGTACATACTCCAAGGACTACAATCTACATCATTTGTATAATTGGACACTGCCAAAATTAACAGATTTGTCTTCTCTCTGCAACACTGAGGATTTTAcagcagccctcagccccaTGGTAGGAGGTGTGCTGTGAGATGCACAAAGATACAGGAGCTGTCTCACCACCAAAGGAATAACACCACTGCCCTTTCCAAATCTTCCACAGGGCCCAACACTGCAGTGTCAGCAATGGAGAACAGCTccagagaaaatagaaaagaaccTGTGGGGAAAAGCCCTGAATTCCAAAGCAGTGCAGCTCCCCACCACGGCCCTGCTGGAAGGAGCAGCAGTGCACCAACCAAAGGTGCAAAGCAAATACTCAGGAGCCTCCATTTACAAAGCCAGTGCCACGATGTCCACAGGCAGAGCAGGCTCCTGGGAGATACCATGgagggaaaggttctgcagcagcaccaccTGCTTTCACCTGGACCTCAGGACACGGCTCCCTCCGCCTTTAGTGCAGGAAAGAGAAGGGCTGCATTAATAACAGCTGGAGCCAAGACCAGCAGCTCTGGAAGCATCCACAGGGGGAAAAGCACATCTCCTCAGAAGTGGACCCCTGTGCAGAAAGGGtctgagaaagaaaacctgaaaCAGCCTCCAAAGAGGAGGGTAAATCTTAGAAAACCTCACCCCTACAGCCGTGATGTTGTTCAGGAGTTTATGTGTCGGAAgaatgaagagagaaagaaaaaaaactggaagagaaaaagtcTATAATGCAGGCGGTGGAAATGAGGAATAAGAGACTGCAAGAAGTATACAGGAAACAGAGAGAAGCTCTTGGAAAGAGAAAGTGCTCTGAGCAGACGTGCGAGCTCATcaggggagcagctgctgccaaagGAAGCCCTCAGCACACACTTGAGCAAGTAAGTCGTGGAGGAGGGGTGGGTTGAAAGCCCTTCAGTCTTGATCACTGCAGCACCTTGCAGGAGGTGAAGCACTTCGTGCACGTGATTTGAAGTGTTAGGGAGGTAAAATTTTATCTGGAAAAACAGAGCAATTAACTTTTAAATCTGGCAAGAGCTGTTGTGCTCATTAGCAAGGCTGGAACCCGTGACTTCGGGGTCAAAAGCCTGGAAATCTCTATTGCTGCAGCAAAAAAGAGCAGGTTCGTTGTTTGACTTGTGCGCTTTTCTGGTTAAATGAACCTATTATTAAGTGGAACAAAAGCCAACCACTGCTCTTGTGTTGCCTAGCTATCTAGTGCTTACAGGAATGGTCACTCTTGTTTCAGGAGCAAACCAGTGGTGAAACCCTCAAGCACAGTTTCGTGGCCTGGGTGGAAAAAGCATCCCATGCTGCAGTACATCGAGATCCCAGGGACAGGTactcagcactgcctgcactccAGAAAGCCTTCCCACCAAGCTCTGTGTACTTTCCATAGTGTTCTGCTGCAAACTATAAAACCAGAGCAATGGATGAGTCCCCTGTCGTATCCCACCTCACCCTCATTGCTCCAAGCCCAAAGTGGTtacagagctctgtgtgctcaGCTTTATCAGCAGTGTTTGAGCAATGCACAGCTCACTTCTGCCATCCTGGAGTGCTTCTGGGCACCATGCTGGGGCTCTGAAGATTCAGGCAAACATTGCAGTCTGCTTTTATGATCCTACATTGCTATTCCTTGTCAGCCCCAGGCAGGACTCCAACTCGTCCCCTGTTCGTCAGCACTTTGTGCTCTGCTCTCAATCTGTCATTTGACAAATGTATCTATAGacaaatttgtttctttttcttttttgaagctTAGTGCAAAAAGCTGATGTTTCTatttgggttttttgggggttttgatttattttttctgacatttctcttttctatttaaacAGGAATCAGCTTCCAGAAACTGTTCAATCACTTACAAACAGAGAGGCATTACCTTCTGCAACACTACTGACATCTGAATCCTGGCTTCCCAGTCCTCTGGAATGTCAGGACTTGAGGGACTGCTCCCCCCCAGCTCTGGATACTCCTCCTCTGAGCTTTTCCCCTCCTCAGAAAGATACAAAACCACACTACAAGAACTCAAGTTCTGGCCTCTCTCCATAtagaaataaatgggaaaataaatgggACCGAGTGAAAGCCATACACAACCTATCCAAGGAGCTTGCAGAAAAGATTGAGATGGCAACTAAGAGGCTGAGTGCAGCAAGCAGTGGTAAAGATTCTGCTGGTAAAGTATCAGCAGAGATAACCTGGGACCTCTTCAATGAATCTTCCGTCCCTGAGCCAGAGGCATCCAAAGATGAGCAGGATGGGACAATGACTGTACAGAtgctgctgggagccccaggccttGATGAGTTACATGTGCCATCAGACAGGGAATGTCATGGACCAGGCAGGATTAGCCTTGTGGATAGCACTGAGGGAACAGCAGACCTggacagagagaagaaaatagcttCTTTGTGTGGTGGGAGTGCTGTGAGCAAAGAGTGGCCATGGATCACCCACAGTATAAGGCAGAGACGTCCCAATGCTGGGGAGAGCTTGAGCGGCACGTTGGAAGGTAAATAATGTCAGTAAGATGAGACAGGGAGACTCTTGGTACCACAGCCCAGGGCTTTCGTAGCTGTGAATTTTCATGTATGGCCATCTTGTTATATTATCTGGTTTTGCCACTGATTTTGGGCACATCGCTTCACCTCCTGGTGCCTGGTTTTCCCAGCACTAAGAAAGGAACTGGAAGCCTAACTCATGT
This window of the Meleagris gallopavo isolate NT-WF06-2002-E0010 breed Aviagen turkey brand Nicholas breeding stock chromosome 19, Turkey_5.1, whole genome shotgun sequence genome carries:
- the LOC116217295 gene encoding uncharacterized protein LOC116217295, whose amino-acid sequence is MQAVEMRNKRLQEVYRKQREALGKRKCSEQTCELIRGAAAAKGSPQHTLEQEQTSGETLKHSFVAWVEKASHAAVHRDPRDRNQLPETVQSLTNREALPSATLLTSESWLPSPLECQDLRDCSPPALDTPPLSFSPPQKDTKPHYKNSSSGLSPYRNKWENKWDRVKAIHNLSKELAEKIEMATKRLSAASSGKDSAGKVSAEITWDLFNESSVPEPEASKDEQDGTMTVQMLLGAPGLDELHVPSDRECHGPGRISLVDSTEGTADLDREKKIASLCGGSAVSKEWPWITHSIRQRRPNAGESLSGTLEGFPVNKGSEVDMSLLHEKPITSPAFPSHGFLARSLQTDPAAQRCGAVPAAQDRGAAAQCHPCTESLRTAGSHALQPCGARGSTEQHCGKGMLPWGGCVVILCPPPVCCLCYWERISS